One genomic window of Oligoflexia bacterium includes the following:
- the hisS gene encoding histidine--tRNA ligase, which translates to MNIKSIKGMNDVLEPEIFAWRHAETLIRMHFEAYGYTEIKTPIVEPTALFARTVGDTTDIVTKEMYTFKDRNDDSLTLRPEETACVVRSLVEHNILNNEPVQKLYYWGPMFRYERPQKGRYRQFHQYGIEVLGIASPKIDAELIGMLVSLYEKFELKGLNVKLASLGCEACRPVYREQLVKILTPSINVLCPDCQIRLEKNPLRVFDCKNPTCKEVAAVLPCMLDFLCQPCHEHFDSVRDHLVRLKTPFVVDKRLVRGIDYYNRTVFEISSSQLGAQDAVGGGGRYDKLVSLLGGPDTPAVGFAGGVERLILLIADRIEQFRPKLKLFIVLPDDRGQDLAFVLAQKLRNSGVRVELDYTGKSMKSQMKRADKLKAQYSLIMGGSEIDQGFAVFRNMATKTQENIKLDDLEIELLRRLS; encoded by the coding sequence ATGAATATAAAATCTATTAAAGGAATGAATGACGTCTTAGAGCCCGAGATCTTTGCTTGGCGGCATGCAGAAACACTCATTCGTATGCATTTTGAAGCCTACGGTTACACTGAAATCAAAACTCCAATTGTTGAGCCTACAGCCCTATTTGCGCGCACTGTAGGAGACACCACCGACATTGTTACCAAAGAAATGTATACGTTCAAAGATCGAAACGACGATAGCCTCACCCTTCGGCCAGAAGAAACTGCGTGTGTGGTTCGGAGTCTTGTAGAACATAATATTTTAAACAATGAACCAGTCCAAAAACTTTATTATTGGGGCCCTATGTTTCGATATGAGCGGCCTCAAAAAGGAAGATACCGGCAATTTCATCAATACGGAATCGAAGTCTTAGGAATAGCCTCGCCAAAAATTGATGCAGAACTTATCGGAATGCTCGTATCACTTTACGAAAAGTTTGAACTCAAAGGCCTCAATGTAAAACTAGCAAGTCTGGGTTGTGAAGCATGTCGCCCCGTTTATCGAGAACAATTAGTAAAAATACTTACGCCATCAATAAATGTTTTATGTCCTGATTGTCAGATACGCTTAGAAAAAAATCCGCTGAGAGTTTTTGATTGTAAGAATCCAACATGTAAAGAAGTGGCTGCGGTATTACCGTGTATGCTTGATTTTCTCTGCCAACCTTGTCATGAACATTTTGATTCAGTACGCGATCATCTCGTGCGACTCAAAACACCGTTTGTAGTTGATAAACGTCTTGTGCGTGGAATCGATTATTACAATCGCACTGTATTTGAAATTTCAAGTAGTCAGTTGGGTGCGCAAGATGCCGTTGGTGGAGGCGGCCGTTACGATAAACTGGTCAGTCTACTTGGCGGCCCTGACACACCAGCGGTTGGTTTTGCTGGTGGAGTAGAAAGGCTTATTTTACTTATCGCTGATCGCATTGAGCAATTTCGACCAAAACTTAAACTTTTTATAGTTTTACCAGATGATCGAGGCCAAGATTTGGCTTTCGTATTGGCTCAAAAACTTCGAAATAGCGGTGTGCGAGTAGAGCTTGATTACACAGGTAAAAGTATGAAATCACAAATGAAGCGTGCTGATAAATTAAAAGCCCAATATTCATTAATTATGGGTGGCAGTGAGATTGATCAAGGCTTTGCAGTTTTTAGAAACATGGCTACTAAAACTCAAGAAAATATTAAATTAGATGATTTAGAAATAGAGTTGTTAAGGAGATTATCGTGA
- a CDS encoding RNA polymerase factor sigma-32: protein MKKTTTKKPAEQVKKNPAKSKSKKSKTTLKPEVLQEEKLDPNIDDLDAKALAPTEESVPNLDALQKYLSEVRKYPLISAEEEHRLAVIYKETGDRKAAEALVTANLRFVVKVAAEYSKFGARMIDLIQEGNVGLMHAVREFNPYKGIKLITYAVWWIRGYIQEYLMKNYSQVRIGTTQAQKKLFYHLNKEKAKLDALGNAPDVKLLSSRLGVTENDVIEMEKRMSGRDLSLDTPQGDDDSGSRWIDTQSDQNATSIDDVLALSEEKKIFYREIEKIVLELNEKEKYLLQFRVLGDPPQTLQEVGDHFKITRERARQLEERLIEKIKEHFQKVMPDYQINLPKD, encoded by the coding sequence ATGAAAAAAACAACCACCAAGAAGCCAGCAGAGCAGGTTAAGAAAAACCCTGCTAAATCAAAGTCAAAGAAGAGTAAAACCACTCTTAAGCCTGAAGTACTACAAGAAGAAAAACTTGATCCCAATATTGATGATTTAGATGCAAAAGCTTTGGCACCGACAGAAGAAAGTGTGCCCAATCTTGATGCCCTTCAAAAATATCTCAGTGAAGTTAGAAAATATCCGCTGATCTCAGCTGAAGAAGAACATCGCTTAGCTGTAATTTATAAAGAGACCGGTGATCGTAAGGCTGCTGAAGCCTTGGTTACTGCAAATTTGCGTTTTGTTGTAAAAGTAGCAGCAGAGTATTCTAAGTTTGGTGCTCGCATGATTGATCTGATTCAAGAAGGTAACGTTGGACTCATGCATGCCGTAAGAGAGTTTAATCCCTATAAAGGAATTAAACTGATTACTTACGCTGTTTGGTGGATACGAGGCTATATTCAAGAATATTTAATGAAAAACTACTCTCAAGTGCGCATAGGCACGACACAAGCACAGAAAAAACTTTTTTATCACCTCAATAAAGAAAAAGCCAAACTCGATGCTCTCGGAAATGCCCCCGATGTGAAGTTATTAAGTTCACGTTTAGGTGTTACTGAAAATGATGTCATCGAGATGGAAAAACGTATGTCTGGCCGCGATCTCAGTCTCGATACACCTCAGGGCGATGATGATTCTGGCAGTCGATGGATAGACACACAATCAGATCAAAACGCTACTTCTATTGATGATGTATTGGCACTTTCAGAAGAGAAGAAAATATTTTACCGAGAAATTGAAAAGATAGTTTTAGAACTCAATGAAAAGGAAAAATATTTATTACAGTTTCGCGTTTTAGGTGATCCGCCACAGACACTTCAAGAAGTGGGCGATCATTTTAAAATTACGCGAGAACGAGCTCGTCAGCTAGAAGAACGATTGATAGAAAAAATCAAAGAGCACTTTCAAAAAGTCATGCCCGATTATCAGATCAATTTACCAAAAGATTAA
- a CDS encoding FliA/WhiG family RNA polymerase sigma factor, with protein sequence MSSNLLRKYKEEPNKLTPQQKDKLIMEFAPLIKFIAQKIAVRLPSNIELDDLISSGVIGLMDAIEKYDPSRDNKFKTYAEFRIRGAILDELRAQDWVPRSVRDKSKLLDRTYSALEQTMGRAATDEEVAAELKMSMDEFYDLVNQVRPVSLLSIDDTHTFSNVDKKSILNLLESCRINNPFNQLNLKTIKDIVTNAIEELPEKQRLVLSLYYYEDLNLKEIGKVLDVTESRVSQLHAQAVARLRAKLVTHLGDEELPA encoded by the coding sequence ATGAGCAGCAATCTTCTGCGTAAGTACAAAGAAGAACCAAATAAACTTACACCACAACAAAAAGATAAACTCATTATGGAGTTCGCTCCATTAATTAAGTTTATCGCACAAAAAATTGCGGTGAGGTTGCCATCGAATATTGAATTAGATGACCTCATATCTAGTGGTGTTATTGGCCTTATGGACGCCATCGAAAAATACGATCCAAGCCGCGATAATAAATTTAAAACATATGCTGAGTTTAGAATTCGAGGAGCAATACTCGATGAACTTCGTGCTCAAGATTGGGTGCCTCGTTCAGTGCGTGATAAATCTAAGCTTTTAGATCGCACGTATTCAGCTCTTGAGCAAACAATGGGTCGCGCTGCCACTGATGAAGAAGTAGCAGCTGAATTGAAAATGTCGATGGATGAATTCTACGATCTTGTAAATCAAGTGCGTCCGGTTTCACTCTTATCGATTGATGACACTCATACATTTTCAAACGTTGATAAGAAATCAATTCTCAATTTACTTGAATCTTGCCGTATTAATAATCCATTTAATCAACTCAATCTTAAGACCATTAAAGACATCGTAACTAATGCCATTGAAGAGTTGCCTGAAAAGCAACGTCTTGTATTGAGCTTGTATTATTACGAAGATCTTAACTTAAAAGAAATAGGCAAAGTTCTTGATGTAACTGAGAGCCGCGTGAGTCAGCTTCATGCACAAGCTGTAGCTCGATTGCGCGCAAAGCTCGTTACTCATCTTGGTGATGAAGAGCTACCAGCTTAA
- a CDS encoding MinD/ParA family protein: MSATSSSNISGYRRQTRTISITSGKGGVGKTTMVCNMAVQLSRMGHNVLILDGDLGMANVDIMFGTRANHSIRDLFSGNKRIDEVVTQIEPRIWLLPGGSGFNELQNLSEREKRIMLDQLSSLKTHFDYMLIDTAPGIDNNVMYFNTSAQEIYVVVTPDPASFADAYALIKVLHTYHQEKRFSIIANQVRDEQEGLAVFQRLSDVSQKFLYVSLDYVGCIPTDVGVKRATKSQQLVIKTAPEAPASQSIKKMVEKISSSQNSSQVKGGIQFFWEQLMGVA; this comes from the coding sequence ATGTCAGCCACATCATCGAGTAATATTTCAGGGTATCGTCGTCAGACCAGAACAATAAGCATTACATCTGGCAAAGGCGGAGTTGGTAAAACAACAATGGTATGTAACATGGCCGTTCAATTAAGTCGCATGGGTCACAATGTTTTGATCCTTGATGGTGATTTGGGCATGGCCAATGTTGATATCATGTTTGGAACACGAGCGAACCATTCAATCAGAGATTTATTTTCAGGTAATAAACGCATTGACGAAGTTGTAACTCAGATTGAGCCCCGTATTTGGCTCTTGCCTGGAGGCTCAGGATTTAACGAACTTCAAAATCTAAGTGAGCGCGAAAAACGTATCATGCTCGATCAGCTGAGTTCTCTAAAAACCCATTTTGATTATATGCTTATTGATACGGCACCTGGCATTGATAACAACGTCATGTATTTTAATACATCTGCTCAAGAGATCTATGTCGTAGTAACGCCAGATCCAGCAAGTTTTGCTGATGCCTATGCCTTGATCAAAGTCTTGCATACATATCACCAAGAAAAGCGGTTTTCGATTATCGCAAACCAAGTGCGCGATGAGCAAGAAGGCTTAGCCGTGTTTCAAAGACTTAGCGATGTAAGCCAGAAGTTTCTCTATGTGAGTTTAGACTATGTAGGCTGTATTCCGACTGATGTAGGGGTTAAAAGGGCGACAAAAAGCCAGCAATTGGTTATTAAAACCGCTCCAGAGGCACCCGCCAGTCAGTCTATAAAAAAGATGGTAGAAAAAATAAGCAGCTCTCAAAATTCAAGCCAAGTCAAAGGTGGGATCCAGTTCTTCTGGGAGCAATTAATGGGAGTTGCGTAA
- the flhF gene encoding flagellar biosynthesis protein FlhF translates to MQVKKFEAKSMKEALQLVKQELGPEAIILNAKDNKKFGLAGRGSVEITAAISEKALQKRQYAESRIPEESRERFRAKSAKHQKTFIDTTVNKYHQRQSAIATRSAGDLDQISLSTQAARIKIPTKRGPTSAKYIDIQDEEAFEQPISGRRVDDILEDFARTGSYVLEDAANKAQIRVGPVTKTYQASSHTSTDEVTTLRNEVDSLRELLGQMQNGSSKPRTQHPGAEYGLPFELAANFEKLQTAGIDSRYIVEILEKADKELTGLEKKKRSLIDAWVARYIMSHTHVVGSWQRQSELSQLHLFVGPGGHGKTTALVKIASQLVMHEKKKVAIFTADTFKVGAADQLKIYSQILNIPFETVKHAMEFPRLLQRYAGYDMILIDYPGFSLKDIREIDQIRTLMPPRDMVRVTHLVMSCTAKDIDAYEICNRYQVTQFDDILPTKIDESYTHGFLYNIQRKTEKPLYAFGIGSKIPEDIELATRERVLDLIYKITKRNV, encoded by the coding sequence ATGCAAGTTAAAAAATTTGAAGCAAAATCCATGAAGGAAGCGCTTCAGTTGGTGAAGCAAGAACTCGGGCCCGAGGCGATAATTCTTAATGCAAAAGATAATAAAAAATTCGGCCTCGCTGGTCGAGGAAGTGTTGAAATCACAGCTGCAATTTCTGAAAAAGCACTTCAAAAAAGACAATATGCAGAAAGTCGAATTCCAGAAGAATCTCGAGAACGTTTTCGTGCAAAGAGCGCAAAACACCAAAAGACATTTATTGATACAACCGTAAACAAGTATCATCAGCGACAATCTGCAATTGCAACCCGTAGTGCGGGAGATTTAGATCAAATAAGCTTAAGCACGCAAGCAGCGCGTATAAAAATTCCGACAAAACGTGGACCCACTTCAGCTAAATATATCGATATCCAAGATGAAGAGGCTTTTGAGCAACCAATAAGTGGTCGTCGTGTCGATGACATTTTAGAAGATTTCGCGCGGACAGGTTCGTACGTTCTTGAAGACGCAGCCAACAAAGCGCAAATTCGTGTTGGTCCCGTGACCAAAACTTATCAGGCGTCATCACACACTTCAACTGACGAAGTCACCACACTTAGAAATGAAGTAGATTCTCTTCGTGAACTTCTTGGTCAAATGCAAAATGGTAGTTCTAAACCACGAACTCAACATCCTGGTGCTGAGTATGGATTGCCTTTTGAATTAGCTGCGAATTTTGAAAAATTACAAACAGCAGGTATTGATTCTCGTTATATCGTTGAGATTTTAGAAAAAGCTGACAAAGAGTTAACGGGTTTAGAGAAAAAGAAACGTTCACTTATTGATGCATGGGTTGCACGTTATATCATGAGCCACACCCATGTTGTAGGTAGCTGGCAACGACAATCAGAGCTAAGCCAGCTTCATCTTTTTGTTGGTCCGGGTGGTCATGGTAAAACAACGGCGCTAGTAAAGATAGCTAGCCAGCTAGTCATGCACGAAAAAAAGAAAGTCGCAATTTTCACAGCCGATACTTTTAAGGTTGGAGCTGCAGATCAATTAAAAATTTATTCACAAATTCTTAATATCCCATTTGAAACAGTAAAACATGCCATGGAGTTTCCACGATTACTCCAACGTTATGCGGGTTACGATATGATCTTGATTGATTATCCGGGTTTCTCACTCAAAGATATTAGAGAGATCGATCAAATTCGTACACTCATGCCTCCCAGAGACATGGTGCGCGTAACTCATTTGGTAATGAGTTGTACAGCCAAAGACATTGATGCATATGAAATTTGTAACCGTTATCAAGTGACGCAGTTTGATGATATTTTACCTACAAAAATTGACGAAAGTTATACACATGGTTTTCTATACAATATTCAAAGAAAAACTGAAAAACCACTTTATGCTTTTGGAATAGGGTCAAAAATTCCAGAAGACATAGAGCTTGCCACACGAGAGCGTGTTTTAGATCTCATTTACAAAATCACAAAAAGAAACGTTTAA